From one Streptomyces sp. CA-210063 genomic stretch:
- a CDS encoding NADH-quinone oxidoreductase subunit N, whose product MSPLAQPPVQAQAEAQAQAQTLAESVVQSVDWLAIAPPTIAAVVGLAVLVADLFVGDAKKALLGWTSVAGLAVSLLALVPLLDGDRATFCLTGEPDLCSYTADRFTLVVQFLVLSGALLAALLSMTALKDAKKELPEGEFWFLLLSSAAGAALLPASRDLATLIVALEVASLPAFALVGIRHGDKRSSEAALKFFLSSVTATAVSLLGISFVYATTGTLYLTEIADRIQNVDGQLHTLTQAGVVLTLIGFAFKTAAVPFHFWVPDTYVGAPLPVAAYLSVVGKAVGFSGLILVTVVALPSYADVWGPALAALAALTMTVGNVGALKQQSTRAYSAVRLLAWSSVGQAGYLLVPMAAAAYAQNTDDAEKAIGSTVAYALMYAAVNLGAFAVAALVGRTKTLNRVSDYRGLYASSPLSALLLAFFLLCLAGLPPGIIGLFAKVTVFSAAVDAGLGWLAVVMAVNVVIALFYYLQWTALLFRAPEGEPEPHRVPAPLTAALALTGIVGIALSGAPQLVLRFAGTGLF is encoded by the coding sequence TTGAGCCCCTTGGCCCAGCCGCCGGTTCAGGCACAGGCAGAGGCACAGGCACAGGCCCAGACCCTGGCCGAGTCCGTCGTCCAGTCCGTCGACTGGCTCGCGATCGCGCCGCCCACGATCGCCGCGGTCGTCGGCCTCGCCGTGCTCGTCGCCGACCTCTTCGTGGGCGACGCGAAGAAGGCCCTGCTCGGCTGGACCTCCGTAGCGGGCCTCGCCGTGTCCCTGCTGGCCCTCGTGCCCCTTCTGGACGGCGACCGCGCCACCTTCTGCCTGACCGGCGAGCCGGACCTCTGCAGCTACACCGCGGACCGTTTCACGCTCGTCGTCCAGTTCCTCGTCCTCAGCGGCGCCCTCCTCGCCGCCCTGCTGTCGATGACCGCCCTGAAGGACGCCAAGAAGGAACTCCCCGAGGGGGAGTTCTGGTTCCTGCTGCTGTCGTCCGCGGCCGGCGCCGCCCTGCTGCCCGCCTCCCGCGACCTCGCGACCCTCATCGTCGCCCTGGAGGTCGCCTCCCTGCCCGCCTTCGCCCTCGTCGGCATCCGGCACGGCGACAAGCGGTCCTCCGAGGCGGCCCTGAAGTTCTTCCTGTCGTCCGTCACCGCCACCGCCGTCAGCCTGCTGGGCATCAGTTTCGTCTACGCCACCACCGGCACCCTCTACCTCACCGAGATCGCCGACCGGATCCAGAACGTCGACGGCCAGCTCCACACCCTCACCCAGGCCGGCGTCGTCCTCACCCTCATCGGCTTCGCCTTCAAGACGGCCGCCGTACCGTTCCACTTCTGGGTCCCCGACACCTACGTGGGCGCCCCCCTGCCCGTGGCCGCCTATCTGTCGGTCGTCGGCAAGGCGGTCGGCTTCTCCGGGCTGATCCTCGTCACCGTCGTCGCCCTCCCGTCGTACGCCGACGTCTGGGGCCCCGCCCTCGCCGCGCTGGCCGCCCTCACCATGACCGTCGGCAACGTCGGCGCCCTGAAACAGCAGTCCACGCGCGCGTACAGCGCGGTCCGGCTGCTCGCCTGGTCCTCCGTCGGCCAGGCCGGCTACCTCCTCGTGCCGATGGCGGCGGCCGCGTACGCCCAGAACACGGACGACGCCGAGAAGGCCATCGGCTCCACCGTCGCCTACGCCCTGATGTACGCGGCCGTGAACCTCGGCGCCTTCGCCGTGGCCGCCCTCGTCGGCCGTACGAAGACCCTGAACCGCGTCAGCGACTACCGGGGCCTGTACGCGTCGAGCCCCCTGTCCGCCCTGCTCCTGGCCTTCTTCCTGCTCTGCCTCGCCGGGCTGCCGCCGGGGATCATCGGCCTGTTCGCCAAGGTCACCGTCTTCTCGGCGGCCGTCGACGCGGGCCTCGGCTGGCTCGCCGTCGTCATGGCCGTCAACGTCGTGATCGCCCTCTTCTACTACCTCCAGTGGACGGCCCTGCTGTTCCGCGCCCCCGAGGGCGAACCGGAACCGC
- the nuoK gene encoding NADH-quinone oxidoreductase subunit NuoK, with product MHLAYPVVLSSLLFCTGLYGVLARRNAILVLMSVELMLNAVNLNLVAFDVWLSKAAEETLHSGQALTLFTITIAAAEIGIGLAIVLAVHRNRGTADIDKLRDTAEHPDGDPHEPARPGQPGQPERSEKAEATA from the coding sequence ATGCACCTCGCCTATCCCGTCGTGCTCTCCTCCCTCCTCTTCTGCACGGGCCTCTACGGCGTCCTCGCCCGCCGCAACGCGATCCTCGTCCTGATGTCCGTCGAGCTGATGCTCAACGCGGTCAACCTCAACCTCGTCGCCTTCGACGTCTGGCTGAGCAAGGCCGCCGAGGAGACCCTGCACTCCGGCCAGGCCCTGACCCTGTTCACCATCACCATCGCCGCCGCCGAGATCGGCATCGGCCTGGCGATCGTCCTCGCCGTCCACCGCAACCGGGGCACCGCGGACATCGACAAGCTCCGCGACACCGCCGAGCACCCCGACGGCGACCCCCACGAGCCCGCCCGACCCGGTCAACCCGGTCAACCCGAGCGGAGCGAGAAGGCTGAGGCCACCGCGTGA
- a CDS encoding NADH-quinone oxidoreductase subunit 5 family protein, which translates to MTTTTLAVLVPLLPFLGAAAGLLLGRTAPGFVRPLAVLPTLTAFVLAALVAVRQGGDQAVDAATQLTPTGSVPVELALHIDGFAALVAVLVGLVATCVQIYSTGYLRDDPRYASYAALVSLFTSAMLLVVYSGDLMVLLVGWEIMGICSYFLVGHYWETPEARAASLKAFLVTKLGDVPFLIGLFALATDAGSFRITRILDTVTDGGLDHPTLVALLLLAGVAGKSAQFPLHTWLPDAMAGPTPVSALIHAATMVAAGVYFVARLLPVFAASAAALVVLAVMAAITMAGSALAALAQDDIKRVLAYSTIGQLGYMTGALAVGDRGAAVFHLLSHGAFKALLFLAAGVIIHAAGTNSLAAMSRMSHLRARVPDAYWTMTVALLALAAIPPFSGFFSKESVLGAAEHAATGHAEHIPGAAGWTVLVAGVLTALLTAAYATRLWLLAFHGKGAEAPDHGRGPRTMTVVLWVLAVPSLALGGLAYGRLPDWFDGDDLAPTLTTSVLGTGVALAGALVTYAAWRSARAKAARTPLGAVAAHPEADAATVEAEAIASHAPAYGDVAAAPDPADPGRLLLGPLHRHAAVGFHLDAVYSALFVRPVQAGASLVRFLDREVVDTYVHGAGALPRLLGAAVRRAQTGNVQTYVSALLAGTVVLVVAALVVATGA; encoded by the coding sequence GTGACCACGACCACCCTCGCCGTCCTCGTCCCCCTCCTCCCGTTCCTCGGCGCCGCCGCCGGCCTGCTCCTCGGCCGCACCGCCCCCGGCTTCGTCCGTCCCCTCGCCGTACTTCCGACCCTCACGGCCTTCGTCCTGGCCGCTCTGGTCGCCGTACGCCAGGGCGGCGACCAGGCCGTCGATGCGGCCACACAGCTGACCCCCACCGGCTCGGTCCCCGTCGAACTCGCCCTGCACATCGACGGCTTCGCCGCCCTCGTCGCCGTCCTGGTCGGCCTGGTGGCGACGTGTGTGCAGATCTACTCGACGGGCTATCTGCGCGACGACCCGCGCTACGCCTCGTACGCCGCTCTCGTCTCCCTCTTCACCTCCGCGATGCTCCTCGTCGTCTACTCCGGCGACCTGATGGTGCTCCTGGTCGGCTGGGAGATCATGGGCATCTGCTCGTACTTCCTGGTCGGCCACTACTGGGAGACCCCGGAGGCCCGCGCCGCGTCCCTCAAGGCCTTCCTGGTCACCAAGCTCGGCGACGTCCCCTTCCTGATCGGTCTGTTCGCCCTCGCCACGGACGCCGGGTCGTTCCGCATCACCCGCATCCTCGACACGGTCACCGACGGCGGCCTTGACCATCCGACCCTGGTCGCCCTCCTGCTCCTCGCCGGAGTCGCCGGTAAATCCGCCCAGTTCCCCCTCCACACCTGGCTCCCCGACGCGATGGCGGGCCCGACGCCCGTCTCCGCGCTGATCCACGCCGCGACGATGGTCGCCGCCGGTGTCTACTTCGTCGCCCGGCTCCTCCCGGTCTTCGCCGCCTCCGCGGCGGCCCTGGTCGTCCTCGCCGTCATGGCCGCGATCACCATGGCCGGCTCGGCCCTCGCCGCGCTCGCCCAGGACGACATCAAGCGCGTCCTCGCCTACTCGACGATCGGCCAGCTCGGCTATATGACCGGCGCCCTCGCCGTCGGCGACCGTGGTGCCGCCGTCTTCCACCTCCTCTCGCACGGCGCCTTCAAGGCGCTGCTGTTCCTCGCGGCCGGCGTGATCATCCACGCCGCCGGCACCAACTCCCTGGCCGCCATGTCCCGCATGAGCCATCTGCGCGCCCGCGTCCCCGACGCCTACTGGACGATGACCGTGGCGCTCCTCGCGCTCGCCGCGATCCCGCCGTTCAGCGGCTTCTTCTCCAAGGAGTCCGTCCTCGGAGCCGCCGAGCACGCCGCCACCGGCCACGCCGAGCACATCCCCGGCGCCGCGGGCTGGACCGTCCTCGTCGCCGGTGTCCTCACGGCCCTGCTCACCGCCGCGTACGCGACCCGCCTGTGGCTGCTCGCCTTCCACGGCAAGGGCGCCGAAGCCCCCGACCACGGCCGCGGGCCGCGCACCATGACCGTGGTGCTGTGGGTGCTCGCCGTCCCCTCCCTCGCCCTCGGCGGACTCGCCTACGGCAGGCTCCCCGACTGGTTCGACGGCGACGACCTGGCCCCGACCCTCACCACGTCCGTCCTCGGCACGGGCGTCGCCCTGGCCGGCGCACTGGTGACGTACGCGGCCTGGCGGTCCGCCAGGGCCAAGGCAGCCCGCACCCCGCTGGGCGCGGTCGCGGCCCACCCCGAGGCGGACGCCGCCACGGTCGAGGCCGAGGCCATCGCCAGCCACGCGCCCGCCTACGGAGACGTGGCCGCGGCACCCGACCCGGCGGACCCGGGCCGACTCCTGCTCGGCCCGCTGCACCGCCACGCCGCCGTCGGCTTCCACCTCGACGCCGTCTACTCGGCGCTCTTCGTCCGCCCGGTCCAGGCCGGCGCGAGTCTCGTCCGGTTCCTCGACCGCGAGGTCGTCGACACCTACGTCCACGGCGCGGGCGCCCTGCCCCGCCTGCTGGGCGCGGCCGTACGCCGGGCGCAGACCGGCAATGTGCAGACCTATGTGAGCGCGCTGCTCGCCGGCACCGTCGTCCTGGTGGTCGCCGCCCTCGTCGTCGCCACGGGAGCGTGA
- a CDS encoding complex I subunit 4 family protein: MIDINESVMQVLLALIVVGPLIGAAAALLPAPPGLKGKSPEQAVLRHGVTVTGVVLIAAIVLALGFDHDQPSKMQASTDISWIPALDVRIHLGIDGISLPLLVLTALLTFLCALYSSSKMPSGPSPKAFVALLLVLESGTLATFAVLDLLLFFLAFEMVLIPMYFLIARWGGEQRTQAAWKFILYTLLGSVVMLLGLLLIGLRAGTFDMVALATDNHPELTTSVQVIAVLAIGIGLAVKTPMWPLHSWLPDAHTAAPTVGSVLLAGVLLKMGTYGFVRILLPITPDGFRTFAPYLAAFAVVGIIYGSLACLALARQGAKGDLKRLIAYSSVGHMGFVLLGIATMTPTGVNGALFANIAHGLITGLLFFLVGALKDRTGSTDLDTLAQETGAALYGRAPRLGGLLAFAAVASLGLPGLAGFWGEMLALFGAFRPAEGLSRPAFLTFMTIAAFGTLLTAAYLLIVVRRVCMGAAPREPQEGPRLADVQTYEFAAWTPLVALTVLAGLWPAALLGLTDPAVQQLLAGGTR, from the coding sequence GTGATCGATATCAACGAGTCCGTGATGCAGGTCCTTCTGGCGTTGATCGTCGTCGGCCCGCTCATCGGCGCCGCCGCCGCTCTTCTCCCGGCCCCGCCCGGGCTGAAGGGGAAGTCACCCGAGCAGGCCGTGCTCCGGCACGGCGTGACCGTGACCGGCGTGGTGCTCATCGCCGCGATCGTCCTCGCGCTCGGCTTCGACCACGACCAGCCGTCGAAGATGCAGGCCAGCACGGACATCAGCTGGATTCCCGCACTCGACGTGCGCATCCACCTCGGCATCGACGGCATCTCCCTCCCCCTTCTGGTCCTGACCGCGCTGCTGACCTTCCTCTGCGCGCTCTACTCCTCCTCCAAAATGCCTTCGGGCCCGTCCCCCAAGGCATTCGTCGCCCTGCTGCTCGTCCTGGAGTCCGGCACCCTCGCGACCTTCGCCGTCCTCGATCTACTGCTGTTCTTCCTCGCGTTCGAGATGGTGCTCATCCCGATGTACTTCCTCATCGCCCGCTGGGGCGGTGAGCAACGCACGCAGGCCGCTTGGAAGTTCATCCTCTACACCCTGCTCGGTTCCGTGGTCATGCTGCTCGGCCTGCTCCTGATCGGACTCAGGGCGGGCACATTCGACATGGTGGCACTCGCCACTGACAATCACCCCGAGCTGACCACATCCGTGCAGGTCATCGCCGTTCTGGCGATCGGCATCGGGCTCGCGGTGAAGACCCCGATGTGGCCGCTGCACAGCTGGCTGCCGGACGCCCACACCGCCGCCCCGACCGTCGGCTCGGTCCTGCTGGCCGGCGTCCTGCTGAAGATGGGCACGTACGGGTTCGTCCGCATCCTGCTGCCGATCACGCCCGACGGGTTCCGCACCTTCGCCCCGTACCTCGCCGCCTTCGCGGTCGTCGGGATCATCTACGGTTCGCTGGCCTGTCTCGCCCTCGCCAGGCAGGGCGCGAAGGGCGACCTCAAGCGCCTCATCGCGTACTCCTCCGTCGGCCACATGGGCTTCGTCCTGCTCGGCATCGCGACGATGACCCCGACCGGCGTGAACGGCGCCCTCTTCGCCAACATCGCCCACGGCCTCATCACCGGCCTGCTGTTCTTCCTGGTCGGCGCCCTGAAGGACCGCACAGGCAGCACCGACCTGGACACCCTCGCGCAGGAGACCGGCGCCGCCCTCTACGGCAGGGCCCCGCGCCTCGGCGGCCTGCTCGCCTTCGCCGCCGTCGCCTCGCTCGGCCTGCCGGGGCTCGCCGGGTTCTGGGGCGAGATGCTGGCGCTGTTCGGCGCGTTCCGGCCCGCCGAGGGCCTCAGTCGCCCGGCCTTCCTCACCTTCATGACGATCGCCGCGTTCGGCACGCTCCTCACCGCCGCGTATCTGCTGATCGTGGTCCGCCGTGTCTGCATGGGTGCCGCCCCGCGGGAACCGCAGGAGGGGCCGCGGCTCGCCGACGTACAGACGTACGAGTTCGCGGCCTGGACCCCGCTCGTCGCCCTCACCGTCCTCGCCGGCCTCTGGCCCGCGGCCCTCCTCGGTCTGACCGACCCGGCCGTGCAGCAGCTCCTCGCAGGAGGCACCCGTTGA
- a CDS encoding NuoI/complex I 23 kDa subunit family protein has translation MAPIPGSGLAKGLAVTLRTMTRKTVTKQYPDVQPELPPRTRGVIGLFEENCTVCMLCARECPDWCIYIDSHKETVPPAAPGGRERSRNVLDRFAIDFSLCMYCGICIEVCPFDALFWSPEFEYAETDIHELTHERDKLREWMWTVPSPPALDPSAEEPKEVAAARKTAEKLAAQQQAAAAEPTAPAATESHAEEQARAAEQPTRPAGESKQQTDQPRQEGRE, from the coding sequence ATGGCCCCCATTCCCGGCTCCGGCCTCGCCAAGGGCTTGGCCGTCACCCTCCGCACGATGACGAGAAAGACCGTCACCAAGCAGTACCCGGACGTCCAGCCCGAACTGCCGCCCCGCACCCGCGGCGTCATCGGCCTCTTCGAGGAGAACTGCACGGTCTGCATGTTGTGCGCCCGCGAGTGCCCGGACTGGTGCATCTACATCGACTCCCACAAGGAGACGGTCCCGCCCGCCGCCCCCGGCGGTCGCGAGCGCAGCCGCAACGTCCTCGACCGCTTCGCCATCGACTTCTCCCTCTGCATGTACTGCGGTATCTGCATCGAGGTCTGCCCCTTCGACGCCCTCTTCTGGTCCCCGGAGTTCGAGTACGCCGAGACCGACATCCACGAACTCACCCACGAACGGGACAAGCTCCGCGAGTGGATGTGGACCGTCCCGTCCCCACCCGCCCTCGACCCCTCGGCCGAAGAACCCAAGGAAGTGGCCGCCGCCCGTAAGACCGCTGAGAAACTGGCGGCCCAGCAGCAGGCCGCGGCCGCCGAGCCCACCGCCCCCGCCGCGACCGAGTCGCACGCGGAGGAGCAGGCCCGCGCTGCCGAGCAGCCCACCCGGCCGGCGGGGGAGTCCAAGCAGCAGACGGACCAGCCGAGGCAGGAGGGCCGGGAATGA